The Streptomyces sp. NBC_01439 genome contains the following window.
GGCACCGTCCCGGACCCGATGCCGCCGACCGCGTGGACCACGTACCTGGCCACCGACTCCCTCGACTCCACCCTCAAGTCGGTCACCGACTCCCACGGCACGGTCATGATGGGCCCGATGGACGTCATGGACCTCGGCCGGATGGCCGTGATCGCCGACCCCACCGGCGCCGTCGTCGGCCTGTGGCAGGCCGGCACCTTCGACGGCGCGGGCATCGTCAACGAACACGGCGCGCTCATCTGGAACGAGCTGAACACCCCCGACGTCCCCGCCGCGGCCGCCTTCTACACCGCCGTCCTGCCCGTCACCACGACTCGGTCCGAGATGCCGGGCGCCGGGGAGTACACCGAGTTCAAGGTCGGCGACCGCGCGGTCGGCGGAATGATGGACCTCGCCAAGTTGCCCGCCGGGGTGCCGCCGCACTGGATGCCGTACTTCCACGTGGACAGCGTCGACGAGATCCAGGCCGCCGTCGTACGGGCCGGCGGCAGCGTCATGGCCCCGGCCTTCGACATGGTGGCGGGCCGGATGGCCGTCCTCGCGGACCCCCAGGGCGGCACCTTCTCGGTGATCACTTCGACGGTGACGGAGCAGCCCGTCTGACGTTTTTCGGGTGCACAGGGCATGTTCCCCGCCCCCTGTGCACCGCCTCCTTCCGTCTGCCACGTCATCCGCGGCGGACGGAAGTACCGTGAACGCGAATGCCCCCCGACTGATTTCGGCAGTCGGGGGGCATTTGCTCGATTACAGTCCGCGCAGCATTCTCAGACCGGAGCGCGAGGCGATATCAACATCACCCCGAGAATTGGTCAAACAGGCAACCAGAATCCGCCCGGGTCGCGCCCACGAGAATTCCACACCTTGATCCGGTCGGATCAAATGTGCTCACTGGGGTTGGCCGGCTGGTAGAAGTTCCAGCTTCCCGGGCCGTGGTGCTGCCCGTCCGGGGAGTTGCCGGAGGGGCAAGCTCCGTTGTCGGAGCGACCGTTCCACCACATGGAGCAACAGTGGTTACAGAAGCGCCAGTTGTCC
Protein-coding sequences here:
- a CDS encoding VOC family protein, producing MNGPYKPGTPCWIDLMVPDQQAALDFYCDVFGWQGEVGPAEQGGYSVCTLKGQPVAGIMKAMNPDGTVPDPMPPTAWTTYLATDSLDSTLKSVTDSHGTVMMGPMDVMDLGRMAVIADPTGAVVGLWQAGTFDGAGIVNEHGALIWNELNTPDVPAAAAFYTAVLPVTTTRSEMPGAGEYTEFKVGDRAVGGMMDLAKLPAGVPPHWMPYFHVDSVDEIQAAVVRAGGSVMAPAFDMVAGRMAVLADPQGGTFSVITSTVTEQPV